In Macrobrachium rosenbergii isolate ZJJX-2024 chromosome 49, ASM4041242v1, whole genome shotgun sequence, the following are encoded in one genomic region:
- the LOC136832088 gene encoding hemocyanin-like: MRASIILLAGLLAWASADTDLAHKQQAINRLLYHIYDPIKSSFTDLKDAAASWNPREHTGHCKDGGTAITKLMDEVEHGRLTPQHHWFSLFNKRQREEALMLVDALFQCKTFESFKSNAAYFREKMNEGEFVYALFVAVTHSDLTEGVILPPLYEVTPHMFTNSEVINEAYAAKMRQTDGNFKMAFTGTKKNKEQRVAYFGEDIGINSHHVHWHMDFPFWWDGAKIDRKGELFFWVHHQLTARFDAERLSNYLPEVEELQWDSPVEHGFAPHTSYKYGGEFPSRPDNNKFEDVDGVARILDLKVMEERIRDAIAHGYIVDNEGKKVPIDNDHGIDILGDVIESSMYSPNIQYYGALHNTAHMVLGRQADPHGKYGMPPGVMEHFETATRDPAFFRLHKYMDNIFKEHKDTFKPYTKEELTYENAEITDLEVSELSTYFEDFEFSLSNALDSSDSVQDVPVSAHVSRLNHKPFTYTVKVNAGHEETATVRVYICPRYDFSGIQYTYDEGRWTCIEMDKFWTKLSAGANQITRKSSESSVSIPDRKSFAHLIKEADEAVASGSELKHDSIRGCGHPERLLLPKGKKDGMDFWFFVAVTSGEDATHDDLVDNDHGGNHGYCGIHGETYPDRKPMGYPLDRRVLNPQMFMSIKNFRSISVKVYHKDEH, encoded by the exons ATGAGGGCAAGCATCATACTACTTGCTGGGCTCCTTGCCTGGGCATCGGCTGACACCGATCTTGCCCATAAACAGCAAGCCATCAACAGGTTGCTCTATCACATTTATGACCCCATCAAGTCTTCATTCACTGACCTGAAGGATGCTGCAGCCAGCTGGAACCCGAGAGAGCATACAGGTCACTGCAAAGATGGTGGAACTGCCATCACAAAGCTTATGGATGAAGTGGAACATGGCAGGCTGACTCCTCAGCATCACTGGTTCTCACTCTTCAACAAACGGCAGAGAGAAGAAGCCCTAATGCTGGTGGACGCTTTGTTCCAGTGCAAGACATTCGAGTCCTTTAAAAGCAACGCTGCCTATTTCAGGGAAAAGATGAATGAAGGAGAGTTTGTTTATGCCTTGTTTGTGGCTGTGACACATTCTGATCTGACCGAAGGCGTTATCCTCCCACCACTTTATGAGGTTACTCCGCATATGTTTACAAACTCTGAAGTTATAAACGAGGCTTATGCAGCAAAGATGAGACAGACAGATGGCAACTTCAAGATGGCCTTCACCGGcaccaagaaaaacaaagagcAAAGAGTAGCCTACTTTGGCGAGGACATTGGTATCAACTCTCATCACGTACACTGGCACATGGACTTCCCATTCTGGTGGGACGGAGCTAAGATTGACAGGAAGGGAGAGCTCTTCTTCTGGGTTCATCACCAACTGACAGCTCGTTTTGATGCTGAGAGACTCTCCAATTACCTCCCGGAGGTTGAGGAACTGCAGTGGGACAGCCCTGTAGAGCATGGATTTGCTCCTCACACATCATACAAATATGGAGGAGAATTCCCATCTCGGCCAGATAACAACAAGTTCGAAGATGTTGATGGAGTTGCCAGGATTCTTGACTTGAAAGTAATGGAGGAGAGAATTCGCGATGCTATTGCGCATGGTTACATTGTAGACAACGAGGGCAAGAAAGTCCCAATAGACAATGACCATGGCATTGATATTCTTGGTGATGTCATTGAGTCATCCATGTACAGTCCTAACATCCAGTACTACGGTGCCCTGCACAACACAGCTCACATGGTCTTGGGCCGTCAAGCTGATCCCCATGGCAAATATGGAATGCCCCCAGGTGTCATGGAGCACTTCGAAACTGCTACCCGCGACCCTGCCTTCTTCCGCCTGCATAAGTACATGGATAATATCTTCAAGGAGCACAAAGATACCTTCAAACCCTACACCAAGGAGGAACTGACCTACGAAAATGCTGAAATCACAGATCTGGAAGTCAGCGAACTTTCGACATATTTTGAAGACTTTGAATTCAGTTTGTCCAACGCTTTAGATTCCTCTGACTCCGTGCAGGACGTGCCAGTCAGTGctcatgtttctcgactgaaccACAAACCTTTCACCTACACAGTCAAGGTCAACGCAGGCCACGAGGAAACGGCAACAGTTCGAGTCTACATCTGCCCAAGGTACGACTTCAGTGGAATTCAATACACTTACGACGAGGGTCGCTGGACGTGTATTGAAATGGACAAATTCTGGACGAAAT TGAGCGCCGGAGCCAACCAGATCACCAGAAAGTCGTCCGAATCCTCAGTGTCCATCCCGGACCGCAAATCCTTCGCCCACCTCATCAAGGAAGCCGACGAAGCCGTAGCCAGCGGCAGCGAACTGAAACACGACAGCATCAGAGGCTGCGGCCACCCGGAGAGACTTCTTCTTCCCAAAGGCAAGAAAGACGGAATGGACTTCTGGTTCTTCGTGGCCGTCACCAGCGGCGAAGACGCCACTCACGACGACCTTGTTGATAACGACCACGGGGGAAACCACGGCTATTGTGGCATCCACGGGGAGACCTACCCGGATCGCAAGCCCATGGGGTATCCATTAGACAGAAGGGTGCTCAATCCTCAGATGTTCATGAGCATCAAGAATTTCCGCTCGATTTCCGTCAAGGTGTACCACAAGGACGAACACTGA